TCTACGATTACGACGAGCTATGTTTCCTCACCGATTGCAGTTTTCGCGATCTGCCGCAGGCGACGACGCCCGAGCAGGAAATGGCAGCCGAACCTTGGTTCTCGGTGCGCGAAAATGACATTTTCCCAGAAGAATTTCCCCAGTTCCTTCGACTGCCCGATGTGGCATGCTCCAGCTTACTCGAGCGACACGCCGATGTCTTCCGCCCCGAGTTCTGGCGTGGCATGCAGAAGAAACTTCGAGCCGGAGAAATACCCGAAGTGTTTCCTTACAAAGCGGAGCGGCGACTTTCTTCAAGTCTCGCGTCGGTTGCAGGATGCACGTAGGTTCGACCTAATCAACGGCCATGGTTCCTAAGCGCATCCTCGTAGCCGGGATCGGAAATATCTTTTTCGGCGACGACGCGTTTGGCTGCGAGGTAGCAGCGGAATTGGCGAAACAATCGTGGCCTGATGGCGTGAGCATCGTTGACTTCGGGATTCGCGCTTACGATCTCGCTTACGCCATTATGGATGGTTACGACACAACCGTCCTGATCGACGCAGCGCCGCGTGGCGAAAAACCGGGAACGGTTTACCTGCTCGAGCTCGACCCGGACAAGG
This Acidobacteriota bacterium DNA region includes the following protein-coding sequences:
- a CDS encoding bifunctional isocitrate dehydrogenase kinase/phosphatase, giving the protein YDYDELCFLTDCSFRDLPQATTPEQEMAAEPWFSVRENDIFPEEFPQFLRLPDVACSSLLERHADVFRPEFWRGMQKKLRAGEIPEVFPYKAERRLSSSLASVAGCT
- a CDS encoding hydrogenase maturation protease, whose product is MVPKRILVAGIGNIFFGDDAFGCEVAAELAKQSWPDGVSIVDFGIRAYDLAYAIMDGYDTTVLIDAAPRGEKPGTVYLLELDPDKVDTCEDEIADAHALTPVRVLQLIRALGGRAKNLYLVGCEPARLDNEGMIGLSDDVRHAVAVAVKMIEKIITDFAGGRRI